The Theobroma cacao cultivar B97-61/B2 chromosome 2, Criollo_cocoa_genome_V2, whole genome shotgun sequence genome includes the window ttttaaaaaatttaaataaaatttttattattttattacgttctatcaagtttttatatttttattttagatctAATCGACTAATTAACgtttaaatgtgaaaaaattacTTGATCAAAACATCATGTCGCATCTGTTTTTGTTACGACATAATAGCATGTCATATTAATATCATGTAACATAATTTTTGAATCAATtaatagtaataaaaatttatttgatttaaaataaaaatataaaaacttgattgaacataatataaaaataaaaatttatttaaaattttttaaaatcatttaaaaaaatttgcaaGTGCTGTAACAATATATTAGTAtccatataattttttaaattagacatatttacttattcatacttcaaaatttatcttttaaaattttttatattgagaattttaagttttctttttttttttaataaaaaaaagaatttaaattttattctttaaataaaaaaattatgtatcaattaataaatcaaataccTAAATACATgttgagaattttaaatttgtattACTCATTTtactcattttcaaatctaCTAATCTTTGTAAAAACTGACTACTCATTTTCAGTCGGGTCCTCAAAAAGCCTTTTGCCGCTGACATCAACATGGTTACATTTGAATTTCAAAACTCCGACCTAAAGAAACAAACCGCGCACGCTCAGACATCAAGACACCGTACTGTGCTCCTCTCCCTGACCAAAACCCCAGAAACAGAGCATTAAAGACTGGGTTTCCTTCCTGGGTCTAAACCATAAACCCAAAGGTCACCCcttttttcagttttctcttttggacaagaaaagaagagaaccCCTTTCAATCCATTTCTGTTTTCGATCAATCCTGTTCCATTTCCTGAATCCATCGGCTGAAACAGAGTGCCAAAGAAAATGGTGGCACCAAAGTCAACGTATGAACAGATGCGTAAAAGgagattggaggagaacaagaAGAGGATGGAAGAACTCAATCTCAAGAACCTCTCTCAGGCTTTGAAGAATACTAGCCCCAAGCCATCTCCTGTGAGTGTATGCACCCGTGTTTTTATTTGATGGGTTACATGTTATAATATGACTATCTATCTCCAAGGATTTTGAGTTTACATACACGCAGATGAAGCAGATGAAGCCCCGAACGCCTCGGCAACGAGTGGACTTAACAGCAGTGAGAAGGTCTAGCCGTGTTGCGGACAAGCCCAAACCGAACTACAAAGAtgtaagctttctctctctattaGCAACAggattgaaatttttgaaaggtgGAAGTGTTTCACATATATAGCAATACTCTGTTGATTGTTAATGTTGATGGCCCAATTTCTTGATGGTTGGCAGATCCCTCTTGAACCTTTGGAGAGACCCAGAAGGTTAAAAATGTTACTCaatattcttcttttgttgttgTGCGTGCGTTTGGCCATTCGTTAAGCTTCTAAGGTTGGCCCTGTCTGACACTTCATAGCTAGAGTTTACTTGCAGGAGCCACTCGCGGAGAAACCTGTGGGATCGAGTTTATGCTTCAGATGAAGAAAGAGCCTATGCAATTGAAAGAGCAGAACAACTTGAATCTACTTTAGAATCTGATTATCCAAGTTTTGTGAAGCCCATGCTCCAATCACACGTAACTGGGGGATTTTGGCTAGTAAGATGACTGCTCACTATctttttgattcttttgatttttgttgtCCTTCCTactaaaaaatatcattacaTGTATTTTGATTGCTATGTTCTAATAGGAAAATGAAATGGTATTAATTTGGCTTGCCTTGGTGATGAGATATTGTTTGTGACATGTTCAACAGGGTCTGCCAGTCCAATTTTGCAAGAAGCACCTGCCTGATGAAGACAAAATGATTAGTTTGGTGGATGAGACAGGAGAGGAGTTTCCAACCAAATACCTTGCTGAAAAAACGGGTCTTAGCGGTGGATGGAGAGGGTTTTCAGTTGATCACAATCTAGTTGATGGGGACGCTTTAGTATTCCAGCTTGTCACCCCTGCAGAATTTAAGGTGACTAACAAACTCAAACTTGAATTTTACGCCTCATTCATTTTAGCTCTTGTAGGAGCACCTTATATGTTGCTACTTTCTTGTAAATTAAGCTTGACGAATGAAATAAATGGTCTTGAGCTTTTAGTCTATGGATGTTTACTCTTCTATAAGTTATGTCAACCACTTTTTTTCCTTAGGTGTATATTATCAGGGCATACGAGTCAGAAGACAATGAAGATGGTGAACctggagaagatgacaaggaGCCAGAACCAGATGTCAAGCCAGACGTCCAAGTTTTGGACAGAAGTGCAAAACGAATCCGAGCAAGTAACTACTTTCTGCTCCTCCTAAACCTTCAATTTGTAGAGCATGTTCTAGACTTTGTTTTTCCACCAAGCTCTTCAGTACAAAAGAGATTTGATAAACCAAGTCAATCAGGCTTACAATATCTTTAAAATcccagattttttttttaatttttttggaacGATTGGGTTGGAAGTGTGAGCTGAATCTGAACCCTATTACTAAAGGACAAAGAGATACAGCTAAATGTTTGGAAAAATGCCGGAAATATTGATAAAGCATAAAATGTCACTCCCTTTTtgcatttgaataatttgatatttaaatgTTGGCACTCTGACTTTGAACTGGTTTTTGCAGGGAAGTAAAAGACGTTCTACAGCCGACACCTCATGTATGGCTGCGGAGAAGCGATGGGGGCAGAAGTGATAACAAAAAGTTTGAAAGCACACAAACATTCAGCTGAGGACTTGTACGGAAATTCGCCAGCTGCTTGACTGTTTTTGGATCTTTAAAGTGATCAAACACAAGATAGTTACTCAGGGATTACGAACCCAGACAAGGTGGGAAAATGATTGTCATTAGCTGATGACTAGTATGCATTTTGCACATATCTAATTAGGGATTGAAAAAGATTGGGTTTGGGTGAAATTATTTGCTTGATTCCACACATTATTTCTGAGTGGCTGCGCTtgacattaattaaaatatgaatggACTGAGATTTAACAGTGATATGTTCGATGTATAATTAACCATGAAATTTCTCTGATATCCATACAATACAGAGAAAGGGCAGTAGTGAATGTGATTTAGGTGTTTGATAAACCaacttttttccctttctatAAATCTCTTATTATAATCCTCTATCCATTTTATTGGAACACAATCCGGCTATATTTCCAATAGAATGTGTATATCTTGGTATGAGATGCAAAGAGTGTAATACAGCTCAATTTCTTCTCACGTGTATACTTATTTGAAGAATTGGGAGAGGCTTCACCCAGAAGGATGTTTTTTTCATCATCGTCACATCATAACTTAGCCATTTGCTGTTCAAAGGTCGGATCGATGCAAACAACCACCTGTTAGAAGTTTATAGTTACATAAACGCATTAAAGGCCTAGATGGTTTGCCTGAATGCTCATTTTAACAAGGATCAACTGAATAAACAAGCAAATACTGACCTTGCCTGCACTTTTACCCGAATGGAGATACTCAACAGCATCTGCAACAGAACGCAAGCCCAAAAATCTTTTCGGGTCTATTGCAACCTATTACAATTCAATTAAGAGCATGTAAGGAATTCAAATCACTGCAAGTAATCAATTCAAATGGtatcaaagaaaagaaaaatatgactAAATAATGCATATATAACTGATCATTTAAATGATCTTATGCATCCTAAATAGATTGAAATTTAGACTGTAATTCATATTATTGAGGGAGAAGTATATCAAACATAAAACATGATATATATTACCTTAAGCTTTCCCGAAGAGTAAAGTTGAAATAGTCTATCCAGGTGTTCTTTCCATAAATGGCTATATTGTACCAGGAAAAAGCCAGcctgaaaacaaaaacattgtCAAAACAATCAAACCGCAAGATTTTCATGCCATGTGCTTCTCCCCAGCCCACTACCCCACACCCCTACCCTGAAAAGGAATAAGGTTCAAAGAAGACAATATGAGCTACAGTCTTAGTTGCTTCAATCACCAGAAAACGAAGAAAAGAATATTGCTCAATAAATTTTCCTAAGTCTATTTGGCTAACCCATGTTGGCATTTTTATAGTCTCAGAAGTTAGTGGGTCATTATTACAAGACCCTTTTTCTTGTGTAAAGGAATCATAACCAAAGGACAACTTCTAAACAGCTTAAAAGTTCATCATTTAGCAATTACATACCACAGTTTGGCTTTTAGACAAAAGCTTCTCAACAAGTCCAGGATAATTTGATGGCTTCCATCCATGCTCCCCTTGATACTATACAAAAATGAATTAGTTTGATAGGACTAAATAAGAAGTATAACATCAGGCCCCAAGAAAAACATCAGAAGCTATAAAAGTTGCATACATGAAGATTAACTAGATTGTATTGGGGTAAATTAACAATTCAGTAGTAACAATATTACGTAAGATTGGgcctataaaaaaatatatattttatgtaaGATTGGGAATGCATAGTTTGTTCAATTCTCTCACAAACACAACTAATATATCCATAGAGTGCAGaagtgaaataaataaatctgcACTCCAAATTCTTacaaatttaatgttttttttaacaaatatccatctttaaaattaccaaaaaaaaatcaaatatgagcTAAAGAGATAACACGCAAACTCGAtataaaatatgttaaaaactAAAAGCTATGTGTCAAAAGTTCTTTAAAAATTGTAAGCTCATTATAGGAAAACAACCTGAGATATCATTCCTATCACAATGAGTCGTCCATGGATAGCCAAAGCATTCAAGCATAAATCAAACATGTCCCCACCAACAGATTCGTAGACGATGTCCACCCCTTTAGGAAACTCCTTCTTGAGAACCTGGAAAACTACAAAGTCATAGATGTTCCTTCTGTGTTGAGATCAATCTCAAAAGTCGGGGCATGGATGATGATTGAAGGATAGCACCCAAGATCTTAGTCACGGAAAAGGTGTTGAGATCAATCTCAGAAGTCAGACCATGGATGATGATTAAAGGATGCAACCATTGGAGAACCAGCTAAGTAGACAACAATCCCTCTTAATTGAGAGTTCAAATACTTCAATTATATCATACAGAGACAATGAGATACAACAGTACTTAATGTTAAAAATCTTATAATCCAAAGTGATCGAGTTAAAACAGTTGCACTCAtgtaatcaaattttattcactaaaatatttctttgaaTGAAACCAATGAAGTTAACTTCATCTTCCTAACCTGAATACCCCTGccccaaaaaaagaaataagaaaagaaaaaggtagaatggtgaaaaaggaagaaaaatttaaaataagagTTTCAGATACGTACAGTTTTGATATCttcaattttataatctaTGACTCGATCAACACCCAATTCTTTCAAAAGCCTTGCCTTTTCTTTCCCTCCGCAAGTGGCAACAACTTTATTGCCTGCCAGTTTTGCAAGCTGCATATGTATTTATGATTAACATTTTTACTTACTGCCCAAAAAAGGTGGGGTTAGGAGCTTACAGAAGTGATATATCAAGGAAATAAAAGGCaatattatgttgaaaatACAATCATAAGACAACACTAAACTGAACAAGTACAGAACTACATTTGCCATAGAGGAAGGAATTATGATGGTCATATAAAATATGTGTTTGATGTTTTAGCAAATGAATGAAATATCATAATTCACTATGTATAAAACTAAGATAAGCATGAAAGTACaataagataataataaaataaaaaagctgCACTTTATTCAAACAAACAAtagggaaaaaaatgaattgatAATGTTTAGTCCAGATTAAAGTTGGCAACTGTCAAATACAGCTTATACAAATTCAAGTAATGAGAAATATCTTCTTGTTATTATACGAACCTGGACTGCAAATTGTCCAGTCCCTCCAGCAGCAGCAGTTACGAGGACAACTTTTCTGGATTCCATCTGACCAGCCTATAAGGTCAAAAAAAAGGAGATAGAAAAGGTTtcagagaaaagaaaacaactgAGGGCTACAACGTAGAGttagaaaaaaatgaacaaagaAGAGAATATGGCCACAAAATCTTACAAGGGAGCAGAACTCAGACACATACAGAGACGTGATGAGGGAAAAAGGGGTCCATGAACGATAAGGGGGGTTGGGAGAATGGGAAACTTTACTtctaaataagaaaaattagaacaatGAGGTACCTTGTCCAAAGCAATTGATGCTGTTAATCCTGAAGTAAGCATAGCAATAACTTCTGGGTCAGGTCTACCAATGGGAAGTATGTGCTTTGAAGGGACCTGTGTTTTGTTCAATATccaataatatttattaacttAACAATTTAAATTAGTAGGTTCATGATTAAGTAGGAAAAggtatgaaaaaaatattgaaataagttcattataaacataataaacaaacaaaaatgaacATTATACCGTTATGAATTCAGCATAACCTCCATAAGTCATGACTGCAGCAGGAGTTCCGACTTTCAAATCACTTACAGAATCTCCAACGGCAGCAATTATTCCCACTGCCTAGAACAACAAAATAACATGAAGTCAACTAGCTATCACATGCAGTGATGATTTTACAACTAATGAACCACAGGATATCAGCATAATTGAACTATATTACCAAATTAGCATTTTAAGTTAATATTTTTCCCACACCTCAAATCCGGCATCGAATGGAAGAAGGGAACTAAGGTCTTTATTGCTGCCTTGAAAATAACGACCTGAGCTAAAGTTCACCTGTGTGTAACATGTCATTCAAGTATATACATGTAAGTAGATAGCACATAATTATACATCAAAGAGCAGTCACTGACAAATTTATTTGAACAAAGGCAGAAAAATACTCAGCATAGTAATATTTACTAACGAACGGTAAGCTTAaccaagaaagaagaagaaaatcatGAGACTTGTTCTCTTTCATACCTCACCCATACCCTCACTGTCTTTGtaggaaaagaaagataaaccgaattgtttttgttatttaataataaatgagGATAAACAAGCGGTTTGCTAACCATTTTTCCTTCTTACTTTCCCAAGCTTTGATCCTTCAGATGCAAAGAACCCACAGCCACTAGTTCCAAGTAATCTGCTTTTCTCCCCTTGGCTTGAAAGTATCCCGAAATTAAGAAGGAATTCCTTTCTTTCATCCATCtcttctctttcattttcttttcaaaatgtCTACACCCACCGTACTCTCTCCAAATATATATCCTACATTCTCAAACTCAGTTAACCCTTTTCTTTAATCCACACAATCCAAGGCTATACTCTCAAGAACATGTTAAGATGCCAAATCTCTCCTTACAACATCTATCTACATGATTTTGGGTTATCCTCCAAGCCTCTAGACATTTCACTCTATTAAATTACTTGCTTAAAGGTGATTCCCCCATCCTTTGCTGTGCATGTCCTAGTCATTGCCATCTAAGCTGTGCTTTCAATATTTAGTCAATTGGTGTCATCTCTACCTTCTTACATATAGCTTCATTTCTTAAACAAGAGTCTTACACATCTCCAAATAAATTAGAAACGATGAGTGCACacaaacatttaattaaaaaaaggggaaaataaaggaaaaggcaaaattaaattaatcatttaaaggaTACTAAAAAGCTTACATCACTCGCGTTCACACCAGCATAAATGATTTTCAGAAGAACATGATCTGATTCAATAGGTAGTTTCAATGGAACACGTACTATATGAGTAGCATCACGAAAATGGTGACTCAAGGTATGCACAACtctgaagaagaagagaaaaaaggcACCGGTAAGTAGCTGTAAGAAACCAACAGACACATCCTACTTTTTACAATGATTACTGGTAATTAATAGAAAAGAAAGTTGACTGGAAAATATTTATGTAAGCTTACTTCTGTGAGTTAAGAGTTTGAGATTAATGATCAGATGTGGAAATCTTAAACAGTAGgacaaaaaatgataaaaaacgTAATGCACTATTAGTTAATTGACCAAGGCCAAGGCCAtaagtttgaaattaataagCAGATGtggaaattttaaatagtaggacaaatgatgaaaaaagtAATGTATATTAGTTAAATGCTGTAAAAGCAGTTGACACTTGACAGTAGATAAGCTTACGTCATAAATGCCCCTCAGTATTCAGCCTGCCAAGGTAAATTTAGCAGTTCACCCTGTCTATACTTTCTATATTCCACAGACCTATCTTTCAAGATTTATTACATTTCACCTACCCATCTATTTTTATTCAAGATTTATTACACTTCACCTACCCACCTATCTTGTTCTTCCTGAAtctttttctatctttttacTGTTTTGCAGCTTTACTATTAGATTAGTGTAGACATCCAGAATGAGGAGGTATCAGATTTCAGGATGAACTGGAGGCAGTTGTTATAGTTTGCTGCCAATGACATTTGAGGGCAATAGAAGGAAAAGTGTTTTTACGATTTTCTTTTACACGAATGGTTCAGAATAAACATCATCTTCAGTAATTTGAGGAGTTCACAATTTCTAAAGACAAATGGGTTACTTAAAAATGGAAGGCCTTGGTAGCTGTCTCAATTGAAGCAGATCTTGATATTCAACCTACGCCAATAATAAAAGTAATCAAGTTCAAAAATGTCTACTAAATAAAAACTTCTAGATTCTTACATGTTATCCCAAAATTATACCTTTCTGCAACCATGCAAGAACCAAATCTAGAGGTTTTACGCTGGCCAACCCAAGAATTGTACTTAAATAACTCAAAACTGAAGCAATATGACATTTAACTTACACTTTCTCAAAACTCGGAGGAAGTTGGGTGCTTAAAGGAGCTTGTAATGAGATTTTTTTCCTGGAACTTGCGGAAGAACGCAACAAGTATTTTGCTTCTTCTATTGGAGTGGGCCAATACTCCATGCCTCTGCGATTTGTAATCCATAGGCAAGAACCAGCTCTGCTCTTATCCATGATAAGCTCCAAAGCACCTAGAAAAGCAAAGGTGCTTAGAAAATAGGAAATTAAGTTTTTCAGAAGTAGAGGAAGTAGAAGAAAACTTTTGAGGAACAAGACGTGATCTGACATGCAAAGCcttgattttaatttcatcGTTTATATAACTGAAACTTTGTCAACGACAAACctctgaaaaagaaaatgacaagcAAGTGGGACCTAACCCATAGTCTTTCTTTCGATCAGATAGAGCTCATCTTTGATTGGGTCTCAAATAAATGCACTGATAAACCCAAGGGGGAATACATTATTAtgttt containing:
- the LOC18607918 gene encoding B3 domain-containing protein At3g19184 isoform X1, which gives rise to MVAPKSTYEQMRKRRLEENKKRMEELNLKNLSQALKNTSPKPSPVSMKQMKPRTPRQRVDLTAVRRSSRVADKPKPNYKDIPLEPLERPRRSHSRRNLWDRVYASDEERAYAIERAEQLESTLESDYPSFVKPMLQSHVTGGFWLGLPVQFCKKHLPDEDKMISLVDETGEEFPTKYLAEKTGLSGGWRGFSVDHNLVDGDALVFQLVTPAEFKVYIIRAYESEDNEDGEPGEDDKEPEPDVKPDVQVLDRSAKRIRARK
- the LOC18607918 gene encoding B3 domain-containing protein At3g19184 isoform X3, which produces MVAPKSTYEQMRKRRLEENKKRMEELNLKNLSQALKNTSPKPSPVSMKPRTPRQRVDLTAVRRSSRVADKPKPNYKDIPLEPLERPRRSHSRRNLWDRVYASDEERAYAIERAEQLESTLESDYPSFVKPMLQSHVTGGFWLGLPVQFCKKHLPDEDKMISLVDETGEEFPTKYLAEKTGLSGGWRGFSVDHNLVDGDALVFQLVTPAEFKVYIIRAYESEDNEDGEPGEDDKEPEPDVKPDVQVLDRSAKRIRARK
- the LOC18607918 gene encoding B3 domain-containing protein At3g19184 isoform X4 codes for the protein MVAPKSTYEQMRKRRLEENKKRMEELNLKNLSQALKNTSPKPSPMKPRTPRQRVDLTAVRRSSRVADKPKPNYKDIPLEPLERPRRSHSRRNLWDRVYASDEERAYAIERAEQLESTLESDYPSFVKPMLQSHVTGGFWLGLPVQFCKKHLPDEDKMISLVDETGEEFPTKYLAEKTGLSGGWRGFSVDHNLVDGDALVFQLVTPAEFKVYIIRAYESEDNEDGEPGEDDKEPEPDVKPDVQVLDRSAKRIRARK
- the LOC18607918 gene encoding B3 domain-containing protein At3g19184 isoform X2: MVAPKSTYEQMRKRRLEENKKRMEELNLKNLSQALKNTSPKPSPMKQMKPRTPRQRVDLTAVRRSSRVADKPKPNYKDIPLEPLERPRRSHSRRNLWDRVYASDEERAYAIERAEQLESTLESDYPSFVKPMLQSHVTGGFWLGLPVQFCKKHLPDEDKMISLVDETGEEFPTKYLAEKTGLSGGWRGFSVDHNLVDGDALVFQLVTPAEFKVYIIRAYESEDNEDGEPGEDDKEPEPDVKPDVQVLDRSAKRIRARK
- the LOC18607919 gene encoding zinc-binding alcohol dehydrogenase domain-containing protein 2 isoform X2, producing the protein MELKPGLSALVSGAASGIGKALSLALAGKGVFVTVVDFSEERGKEVASLVEKENSKFHGNLGFPSAIFVKCDVTNTRDITLAFEKHLATYGGLDICINSAGISNPVPFQKDETDGTKTWRHTINVNLIAVVDCTRLAIKTMQALQKPGVIINLGSAAGLYPAYVDPIYSGSKAGVVMFTRSLAPYKRQGIRVNVLCPEFVQTEMGEKLGHRFISLMGGFVQMEMVVKGALELIMDKSRAGSCLWITNRRGMEYWPTPIEEAKYLLRSSASSRKKISLQAPLSTQLPPSFEKVVVHTLSHHFRDATHIVRVPLKLPIESDHVLLKIIYAGVNASDVNFSSGRYFQGSNKDLSSLLPFDAGFEAVGIIAAVGDSVSDLKVGTPAAVMTYGGYAEFITVPSKHILPIGRPDPEVIAMLTSGLTASIALDKAGQMESRKVVLVTAAAGGTGQFAVQVLKKEFPKGVDIVYESVGGDMFDLCLNALAIHGRLIVIGMISQYQGEHGWKPSNYPGLVEKLLSKSQTVAGFFLVQYSHLWKEHLDRLFQLYSSGKLKVAIDPKRFLGLRSVADAVEYLHSGKSAGKVVVCIDPTFEQQMAKL
- the LOC18607919 gene encoding zinc-binding alcohol dehydrogenase domain-containing protein 2 isoform X1; protein product: MELKPGLSALVSGAASGIGKALSLALAGKGVFVTVVDFSEERGKEVASLVEKENSKFHGNLGFPSAIFVKCDVTNTRDITLAFEKHLATYGGLDICINSAGISNPVPFQKDETDGTKTWRHTINVNLIAVVDCTRLAIKTMQALQKPGVIINLGSAAGLYPAYVDPIYSGSKAGVVMFTRSLAPYKRQGIRVNVLCPEFVQTEMGEKLGHRFISLMGGFVQMEMVVKGALELIMDKSRAGSCLWITNRRGMEYWPTPIEEAKYLLRSSASSRKKISLQAPLSTQLPPSFEKVVVHTLSHHFRDATHIVRVPLKLPIESDHVLLKIIYAGVNASDVNFSSGRYFQGSNKDLSSLLPFDAGFEAVGIIAAVGDSVSDLKVGTPAAVMTYGGYAEFITVPSKHILPIGRPDPEVIAMLTSGLTASIALDKAGQMESRKVVLVTAAAGGTGQFAVQLAKLAGNKVVATCGGKEKARLLKELGVDRVIDYKIEDIKTVLKKEFPKGVDIVYESVGGDMFDLCLNALAIHGRLIVIGMISQYQGEHGWKPSNYPGLVEKLLSKSQTVAGFFLVQYSHLWKEHLDRLFQLYSSGKLKVAIDPKRFLGLRSVADAVEYLHSGKSAGKVVVCIDPTFEQQMAKL